One Drosophila ananassae strain 14024-0371.13 chromosome XR, ASM1763931v2, whole genome shotgun sequence genomic window, ATTCAAAGCTCTCGATTGtcgattgttgttgttggatttTGGTGGATTCTACGTAAAGTGGAAGACGCCGTGCGATATGTGACCCGGGGTTGCGATGCGATGCGTGCGATCTATCAGCATTTGGCCATGTTCGGGTCGGATCGCGTGGGTTAAGACTGtggagcaacaacaacagtgaCTGCCAGCAGTCCATAAACCCGGCAACCCGGGAGCCACCACTTATGGCCATCTAGACAAATGTCACGTACCTGAAAGCCGGAGTTCGGAGACACCAACCGGAGCATATTTAAAGACTACGGCGACTATTGGAGGGCAGCAGAAGACACAAGACATTCCAAGTGGGAGCACCAGAGGCCGGAGAGCAACTGGAACTGCAACTGGGACAAGATGACAAGATCGAGCTACATTTGGGCGTTGGCCGCCTGCCTGATCgtaagtatatatattaatatatagcTTATGGAGTTGCCTTTCCTTTGattttcttctaaaaagagtctaatcttattttgaaaataataatagaagaTCTAAATGACACTAGATGGCTAAAATATATCAACCAAAGACAAAAAATGAATCTAAAATAGAAAAGATACTAAATTAACcgagaaataaatttaaaaaaatcactgAAAACTCACCCATTCCCTCTGCCATCTCTTCCAGGCATGTGCCAGCGCGAACTACGGCGGTAACCAGGGCTACGGCGGACCAGTGTCCGGCGGCCATGGCGGCTCTGATGGCGGTGCCGATGCCGCTTCCGCGGCGGCAGCTGCTGCCGGAGCTGCTGGCGGTGCTGGTGGCGAGTATGGTGGTGGCCCCGGTGCCGGAGTCGGTGCCGGTGTTGGTGTCGGTGGTCTGGAGGGTGGTGCCGATGCTGCTGGCGTGGCCCAGGCCGGTCAGAGCAGCTACGGCTCCGACCAGAACATCCCCTACAAGCCCGTGAACACCAAGGGCAACACTCTCACCTCCTCGATCACCTATCCCCAGAACAAGGGCGAGATCCTGATCCATCGCCCCGCCCCCATCATTGTCAAGCGTCCGCCCACCAAGGTGCTGGTCAACCACCCCCCATTGGTGGTCAAGCCCGCCCCCGTGGTGCTCCACAAGCCCCCAGCAATCGTCCTCCGCAAGGTCTACGTCAAGCACCATCCCCGTCGCGTCAAGGTCGAGCCCGTGTTCGTCAATGTGGTGAAGCCCCCAGCAGAGAAGTACTTCGTCAATGAGAACAAGCAGGGCTACGGCCAGGGACCTCACTCCGGCGGCCCAGCCGGCGGACACGGCCATGGACACGGTGGACACGGTCATGGACATGGTGGACATGGTGCCGGACCCGGACACCAGCACGGTGGACCAGCTCTGCCCGCTTATGCCTCCGGTGCTGATTCCGCTGCCGCCAGTGCTGGCTACCAGCTCCTCCAGAACGGCAACCAGGGCCTCTCCGCCCTGGCCAGCATCGCCGGCGATCGTGAGGGTCCCTATGGTGCCGGACCTAGCCACCAGAGCTACGGACCCGGCCCCTCCGGACCCGGAGGCTATGCCCACCAGCCCTCCTACTAAGCGAATCCTTTGAGGATTTGCAGGAGCGGGCATTGCAGGATCCCAGCGGACTGCTGCCGTTCCAGATACCACCTGAAGCGACCGTCAGTCCGGGTTCCCACTTAGTTACTTTGTGTTCTCACAGAGCCTGATCGCCTGAGAAGACCACCGCCCCCCCACCAGCCCCAACATCCACCCACCAAACAGTCCACCCGCCCACAGTCCATGGCTGGCGGGGCGTGGTTCTCAGGTTTCTttgcaaacaaataaaaaatttgaaaaaaaaacaaaatatttaaaaataatacaagttTTTTGATTTTCGGGGGGATATTTAAgtttctttataatatattagttaaattttataattaaggTTGCCTAGTTGATTAATTTCAAGACATTCGATGGTTAAAAATCATATCTGAGTTCCATAAATGAATTGAAGTAGTAATAGTAACTAGAGATAATTATTTCCTCTGATCTTGGCCTTTTATAGAAGTCTAGAGATATCTATCATGTCATATCTCTCAtaaaaatctatatattttatgagaGATAAATACTAATGATACTAATGGGCACTATACTAACTAGATATTCATTTATCTAGAGATCTAGAGATATCTATCATACCATATCTGATCTAGAAATGGGTTATAATAGATACTACAAACCAGAAACAGTCTTATTTTCACTGATCTTGACCCAATGAGAGATCTAGAGATATCTGTATGATGATCATCTAAATCATATCTAGGTTCTAAGAAAATAAGTTACAAACTAGAAATAGTTAGTTTCACTGATCTTGACCTACTCTCGAGGTCTAGAAATACCTATCATATCATAAATCATACCTAGGTTCCACAAATGGGTTATAACAGGCTGGTTATACCAACTATAAATCATTATTTCCTCTAATCTTGGTTTCCCCTAGAAATCTAGCGATATCTATCAGATCACATCTGCTCTAAAAATGTGTTATAATAGGTTATAGAAACCAGAAATAGTTATTTTAACTGATCTCGACCCACTCTCGAGGTCTATAGATGTCATATCTCTCATAAAAATCATTCCTAGGTTCCAGAAATGGTTTATAATAGGTACTATATAGGTACTTATAGGCACTAAACTAACTAGAAATCACTATTTCCTCTAATATTGGCTACCTCTAGAGATCTATAGATATCTATCATGTTCTAGGATAGATGTAGGAGTTTATAAATGGTATCTTCCAACCAGAAATAGTTATTTGCTCTAATCTTGACCCACTCTAGAGATCCAGAAATATCAATCACAACAAAGCCTATCATATCTGAGTTCTAGAACTCAACTTCCTCCAGAGATCTAGAGAGATGACCTTTCGAATACACGCAATTTTTCAAGGGAACAAAAATATCTCATGCTCCCGGCATGTCGGTAATTATTACAGTAATATTTATAtagtaatttaaaattaataataagaGATCTGTGGATGGGCAGTGAACTGGCGTATAAAGTCGGAAAGTAGGTCGCCGGGTGCCGCCCATTTGCACTCGGCGGCGGGTTTGAAAATTCAGCATAAAAATGCGACACTTTGGCGAAGCGTTTTCAGTCTGTAAGCAGAAATAAATTGGGAGCACTCGAAAAGCAAATAATACCCAACTAAACAGATTTAAAACGCCAACAAAAACGTATCGGTTACAAGTTcaaagtattttattttattttatttttttttttggatcgGCAATGCTTCTGTTACAAAAAAAGACAACAGACTGGCTCCTCTTGTGGCTTCTAATGTTCGCCATCCTGGGCTTCGGAGTGGCTCAAGTAATTCTCACTGAAAAGTACCACCTATCGTATAGCTTTCATTAGAAGTGTTTCCCCCAACAGCCCTACCAAAGACGAAACACAGACGGGAGCTCGCATCAGGCCATCAAGGTGCTGAACAAGATAATTCTTACAATTATAGAGAAGTTTTAGGACGTTTATAACTAACTTTTGACCAATGTACTGCCTCTCTTGAAGCTCTGGATTTGTGGAGTTATAAAACTGATATTCAAATAAAGTATAGAAAAAGATATAAGTGAAGTTAATTCCATCCAGAGCATCTGATCCTAGGCTCAAGTAATTCTGAAATGGAAACTCCCAGAAGGATATAAGTATCAAAAGTAAAAGGTACAAGTGTTATTCATCTGAAGATACTTCCATCCTAAGCATGGCATTATAGGCTCAAGTAATTCTTAATTAAAAGTACCACCTATTATATAGCTTCCAATATAACTTTTCAGTTGATCTTTTTCATTAGGCAATCAAGGTACTATACAAGATAATTCTAACTAAGTTCCAACTAAGTTTTGGAAAGAGTTATGAAAGAATTTTGAAGTACTGCCTCTCTAAAAGCCTTAAATATATAGAGTTATTAAACTGATAtgaatataaactatataGTATAAGGTATATGTGTTATTCATGTGAAGTTACTTCGATCCTGGGAATCTCAGGCTAGGCTCAAGTAATTCACAATAAAAAGTACCACCTATCACATAGCTTTCAAAGGAAGTTTTCAAATGGAAACTATAATCAGACAACCAAGGTTCTAAAGAAGACAATTCTTTCATAACTAAGTTTTGAAAAGAACTGCCTCTTTCTGGATCTGGATTTGTAGAGTTATAAACCCGATATTAACATAAAGTATAGTAAGAGGTATAAAGGTCTTATTCATGTGAAGTTAATTCCATCCAGGGCTTAAGTATTTTTTCACTAAAAAGTACCACCTATCACATAGCTCTCTATAGAAGTTTCTAAACAAGATAATTCCAACAATAATAGATAGTTTAAGGACCTTAATAACTAAGTTTTGATGAAAGTACTGCCTCTTTGAAAGCTATAGACATGAAAGCAAACGatataaaatttatagaaaaatgaaatataGTAATCTGTGATATACGTTACTTTTTATTGGTTTAGTTAGTTGTTTTCTCGATACACTTTAAACATGGCATTGTTAGGGAATAAGATATATGTTTAAGTGAGAGTTTAAAGTTAAAGGCTTGGTAGTTAAATAGATCATATAAATAGGAGGTTGAGTTTTGTTCCAACTTGCGTTGAGTGTGGTTCGTTAAGAGAGTAAagtgaatatttaaaaaaaatggcatttaaTCGCATTAAATAGCTCCGACGAACAAATTTAAAAGGCAATTAAATTAGTTGGCATACGAGTTAAGTTATGCAATCATCGATCATGATGTGTTTCGAGAGTGAAACGTTACTGGGGGGGGTGTTGTGTTCTGGGAaggtgtgtgtggtgtgtggtgtgtggtgtATGGTATGTTGTGTGTGCATTTAAAAGTGGACTACAATTTAAAAGTatgtttgagttttaaaagTAGTTTCTTCGATTTCGTAATGTATGCACTTTGGGTCGTTTTCATCTGGGAATAGTATGTCCCTCCTGGATTACCTTTCTCCTCCCTCTCAGTGATGACGGGCGGCAGCTCCTCCGTAGGCGGCTGCTGGCTGGGATTGAGCTGGGATTGGGAGTGCCGGCAACTGGGGGGCAACTGGGAGGGGAgccttctgctgctgctgctgctgctgctgggcatCGATGGGGAAGTTGTTCATGATCTCGAAGTGAGGAAGCATCGAaggtggtggcggtggcagGCCCCAGGCATACGGATTCTATAAAGGATCAGCTCAGACAATAGTTAAGAGGATAGGACATACTACTCACCTGACCGGCTGGCAGGCCTGGCATCTGGGGAGGGGAACCTGGTACCCCCGGAATCTGGGGCGGAGCGCCTTGGACCGGACCGGCCTTGTGATAGAATATGGGCGGCGGCTGGAGCAGCCTGGGCGGCGACATCAGGTGATgtggcggtggtggcggcggcgtCAGGAAGTTGAACTGCCCGCCATTGGTGCCCGGCGAGGGCGTGGGTGTGGGCAGCAGGGCAGCATGCCCCATCGGGTCCTTCAGCTCATGCAACTGCTCCGGCCGCTTGCCGCGATACTTCCCAGTCTGTGGTTGGGACTGGCGCTTCGAGTTGTTCTTCTCCAGGGACAGGGGCTCGGTGGCGCCGCCATTCCCAGCATCCGGAGTTGCTGGCGGAGTGGCTTCTGCCCCGAGGTGATCCTCCACCTTCTCGGGAGTGCCCTGCTGGGAATTGTAGCCAATGGCGGCCAGTTCCTCCGGCGTGGGCTGGTGGGTCATCCGCAGATGCATATCGACGCCCATGTTGTAGAAGTATCTCAAAGTCCCAACGTCCGAGGGGAGATCTTCCCCGTTCATCTGCATGGAGCGCCTTGGCTCCACGCCGGCAGCAGAAGCAGCTGCAGGTTGTGGATTCGTTACAGAGACTACCTTTGGAATGGGACTTGGACTTACCTATGTTGGCTTGGGTGGTTAGGGGGGGCAGCGGGAG contains:
- the LOC6505033 gene encoding chorion protein S38, with the protein product MTRSSYIWALAACLIACASANYGGNQGYGGPVSGGHGGSDGGADAASAAAAAAGAAGGAGGEYGGGPGAGVGAGVGVGGLEGGADAAGVAQAGQSSYGSDQNIPYKPVNTKGNTLTSSITYPQNKGEILIHRPAPIIVKRPPTKVLVNHPPLVVKPAPVVLHKPPAIVLRKVYVKHHPRRVKVEPVFVNVVKPPAEKYFVNENKQGYGQGPHSGGPAGGHGHGHGGHGHGHGGHGAGPGHQHGGPALPAYASGADSAAASAGYQLLQNGNQGLSALASIAGDREGPYGAGPSHQSYGPGPSGPGGYAHQPSY